In Xiphophorus hellerii strain 12219 chromosome 13, Xiphophorus_hellerii-4.1, whole genome shotgun sequence, the following proteins share a genomic window:
- the styk1a gene encoding tyrosine-protein kinase STYK1 isoform X1 yields MTTNYMDISPCNPDDRLCITREYQLGVIVVPALLVSLTVLILFIIFILLCCNQRERTRVRTPTQYHTHQHTTNETHTQRNHNHNNNRHPHHRHHLQGIDAPPGIDPLEHEEVPMRVQNTHHNLKPQHESPERHGTAAPHRTRDRHATATRHRSPERHATRHRSPERHATRHRSPERHATRHRSPERHTDAEPQSSTRRPLGNFSQVTALTPSFYTKPSDTVSLYRARMDNKDVILRALKENASTREKQHFLGFASFLGGLGPHPFIPALLGVVSVRSPLVIVVEELRHRDLLGFLWKCREDNESHEMTEKRIFTMAGQVASALDYLHSQGSIHGNIGARSVLVGGDMTAKLWGLGSAYHRTQIDTAGLVEEMELKKWQAPEVLARRTASNSSDVWSFGILLYEMVTLGDPPFAHIMSTELLQYLQRRKTVKRPTNCSNTLYSMMKSCCSWSPQGRPSVARLIRMLHEGEQSANGSTALRVPEPLNMERYMREAGYGEAFNYAVF; encoded by the exons ATGACGACCAACTACATGGACATTAGTCCCTGTAATCCAGATGACAGGCTCTGTA TAACACGAGAATATCAGCTTGGAGTGATTGTCGTCCCTGCGTTGTTGGTCTCGCTCACCGTGCTCATATTATTCATCATTTTTATATTACTGTGCTGTAATCAGAGAGAGCGGACACGAGTCAGAACTCCTACTCAATACCACACTCACCAGCACACCACAAacgagacacacacacagcgaaACCATAACCACAACAACAACCGTCACCCCCACCACAGACATCACCTACAGGGAATAGATG cgCCCCCAGGGATTGACCCTCTTGAACACGAAGAAGTGCCAATGAGAGTTCAAAACACACATCACAATCTGAAGCCACAACACGAATCCCCAGAGAGACATGGGACTGCAGCACCACATAGAACTAGAGACAGACATGCAACTGCAACAAGACATCGCTCTCCAGAAAGACATGCGACAAGACATCGCTCTCCAGAGAGACATGCGACAAGACATCGCTCTCCAGAAAGACATGCGACAAGACATCGCTCTCCAGAGAGACATACGGATGCAGAACCACAATCATCCACAAGGAGGCCTCTTGGAAACTTTAGTCAGGTCACTGCATTGACGCCATCTTTCTATACCAAACCAAGTGACACAGTAAGCCTCTACAGAGCTCGCATGGACAACAAGGATGTCATCTTGAGAGCACTAAAAG aaaatgcGAGTACCCGTGAGAAACAACACTTTCTGGGGTTTGCATCCTTCCTGGGAGGACTGGGCCCTCACCCTTTTATTCCTGCTCTACTGGGCGTGGTTTCTGTACGGTCGCCATTAGTGATAGTGGTGGAGGAGCTGAGGCACAGAGACCTACTGGGGTTCCTGTGGAAGTGCAGAGAG GATAATGAAAGTcatgaaatgacagaaaagaggATCTTCACCATGGCAGGACAAGTGGCCTCTGCCCTG GATTACCTGCACAGTCAGGGATCTATCCACGGGAACATCGGAGCTCGCAGTGTTCTGGTTGGTGGTGACATGACGGCCAAACTGTGGGGATTGGGCTCAGCTTACCACAGAACACAGATCGACACTGCTGGGCTGGTGGAGGAAATGGAGCTGAAGAAATGGCAGGCACCTGAAGTTCTGGCCAGGAGAACGGCCAGTAACAGCAGCGACGT atggTCCTTTGGTATCCTCCTTTATGAAATGGTCACATTAG GTGACCCACCTTTTGCTCACATCATGTCGACTGAACTTCTGCAGTATctccaaagaagaaaaactgtgaaaCGGCCAACCAACTGCTCCAACACACT GTACTCCATGATGAAATCATGCTGCAGCTGGAGCCCCCAAGGGCGTCCCTCGGTCGCCAGACTGATTAGGATGCTTCATGAAGGAGAGCAATCGGCAAATGGGAGCACAGCTCTGAGGGTGCCTGAGCCACTGAACATGGAAAGATACATGAGGGAGGCAGGATACGGAGAGGCGTTCAACTACGCCgtgttctga
- the styk1a gene encoding tyrosine-protein kinase STYK1 isoform X2, protein MTTNYMDISPCNPDDRLCITREYQLGVIVVPALLVSLTVLILFIIFILLCCNQRERTRVRTPTQYHTHQHTTNETHTQRNHNHNNNRHPHHRHHLQGIDAPPGIDPLEHEEVPMRVQNTHHNLKPQHESPERHGTAAPHRTRDRHATATRHRSPERHATRHRSPERHATRHRSPERHTDAEPQSSTRRPLGNFSQVTALTPSFYTKPSDTVSLYRARMDNKDVILRALKENASTREKQHFLGFASFLGGLGPHPFIPALLGVVSVRSPLVIVVEELRHRDLLGFLWKCREDNESHEMTEKRIFTMAGQVASALDYLHSQGSIHGNIGARSVLVGGDMTAKLWGLGSAYHRTQIDTAGLVEEMELKKWQAPEVLARRTASNSSDVWSFGILLYEMVTLGDPPFAHIMSTELLQYLQRRKTVKRPTNCSNTLYSMMKSCCSWSPQGRPSVARLIRMLHEGEQSANGSTALRVPEPLNMERYMREAGYGEAFNYAVF, encoded by the exons ATGACGACCAACTACATGGACATTAGTCCCTGTAATCCAGATGACAGGCTCTGTA TAACACGAGAATATCAGCTTGGAGTGATTGTCGTCCCTGCGTTGTTGGTCTCGCTCACCGTGCTCATATTATTCATCATTTTTATATTACTGTGCTGTAATCAGAGAGAGCGGACACGAGTCAGAACTCCTACTCAATACCACACTCACCAGCACACCACAAacgagacacacacacagcgaaACCATAACCACAACAACAACCGTCACCCCCACCACAGACATCACCTACAGGGAATAGATG cgCCCCCAGGGATTGACCCTCTTGAACACGAAGAAGTGCCAATGAGAGTTCAAAACACACATCACAATCTGAAGCCACAACACGAATCCCCAGAGAGACATGGGACTGCAGCACCACATAGAACTAGAGACAGACATGCAACTGCAACAAGAC ATCGCTCTCCAGAGAGACATGCGACAAGACATCGCTCTCCAGAAAGACATGCGACAAGACATCGCTCTCCAGAGAGACATACGGATGCAGAACCACAATCATCCACAAGGAGGCCTCTTGGAAACTTTAGTCAGGTCACTGCATTGACGCCATCTTTCTATACCAAACCAAGTGACACAGTAAGCCTCTACAGAGCTCGCATGGACAACAAGGATGTCATCTTGAGAGCACTAAAAG aaaatgcGAGTACCCGTGAGAAACAACACTTTCTGGGGTTTGCATCCTTCCTGGGAGGACTGGGCCCTCACCCTTTTATTCCTGCTCTACTGGGCGTGGTTTCTGTACGGTCGCCATTAGTGATAGTGGTGGAGGAGCTGAGGCACAGAGACCTACTGGGGTTCCTGTGGAAGTGCAGAGAG GATAATGAAAGTcatgaaatgacagaaaagaggATCTTCACCATGGCAGGACAAGTGGCCTCTGCCCTG GATTACCTGCACAGTCAGGGATCTATCCACGGGAACATCGGAGCTCGCAGTGTTCTGGTTGGTGGTGACATGACGGCCAAACTGTGGGGATTGGGCTCAGCTTACCACAGAACACAGATCGACACTGCTGGGCTGGTGGAGGAAATGGAGCTGAAGAAATGGCAGGCACCTGAAGTTCTGGCCAGGAGAACGGCCAGTAACAGCAGCGACGT atggTCCTTTGGTATCCTCCTTTATGAAATGGTCACATTAG GTGACCCACCTTTTGCTCACATCATGTCGACTGAACTTCTGCAGTATctccaaagaagaaaaactgtgaaaCGGCCAACCAACTGCTCCAACACACT GTACTCCATGATGAAATCATGCTGCAGCTGGAGCCCCCAAGGGCGTCCCTCGGTCGCCAGACTGATTAGGATGCTTCATGAAGGAGAGCAATCGGCAAATGGGAGCACAGCTCTGAGGGTGCCTGAGCCACTGAACATGGAAAGATACATGAGGGAGGCAGGATACGGAGAGGCGTTCAACTACGCCgtgttctga
- the LOC116730743 gene encoding polyhomeotic-like protein 1 isoform X1, whose amino-acid sequence MEADGEQNQQGASTNGSAASGASSRPSPMNSMSAYERQAVQALQALQRQPNAAQYFQQLMLQQQINSAQLQNLAAVQQVKATLAASRQSSPSSSSSQTTSTTVASVTSGAGSTTSSRPLGASAMSTISQSVLLSGATGGQGQMYLRVNRSLRPPMSPQLIFMPGSTATAAVATVAQQSQSHQQQEVNPASSSSSSQSDNDQAQNLAIRGVSSPKGVGVKTEAPDRTDSASYSLVQPSHPSTPQSPTKPNPQPPHIKIPTYPQPTNLKAHPVSSSGASSSSSSSTSSIPLSQLLLHGTRTLTTGTTAPTAAHALVLTSNATSQAHCYPVGTATIKPAVNAQTLVVQPLQKTALGTEKSGHSNGPIPIQPKTFQGLRVPLQLPSRNPPPILPAPPPASSSNHSSQPPHIPVQIVGARQSTLGGTQALALARGSCSQEGAAVLSSSSSLLTMVASIASREGGVVGRGVGLKTLQTPQEAAPPAQAPQLHPQTNQSSAQSQNGPASQSSTSSQSPTVTAPPPSQSRSTHSLPQVTEEQRRVGVTTNGDSSGGQTPQGKQVNVSLKRKSDSGSANDEDGPSPPRLQPVRDHTSAPPGNPISAGSASPPPNSSSPTPILSVSRGACSQVERASPPQAVVKPQVLTHLIEGFVIQEGAEPFPICGPAKDSAGEDLTDDSPDTNQSETVTTATVLKCEYCKNFAPANQFRGTKRFCSMSCAKSMYWFPRYNVSFRQNFGMRHSHSQRQDQDHSSDRDRDQGQGQGHFSNSDEEGGIARRRVPRRTSSEIASAKIAGRPVPAKCRSESSHSDEESSGQEDEEDAMSLSPASSASCHQPPPPAANESSAPNCLPASPAQWTVEEVSQFISSLQGCEELASQFLSQEIDGQALLLLKEEHLMSTMNIKLGPALKICAHINNLRD is encoded by the exons GCCCTGCAGGCATTGCAGAGACAGCCTAATGCAGCTCAGTACTTTCAGCAATTGATGCTGCAGCAACAAATCAACAGTGCCCAGTTGCAGAATCTGGCTGCTGTGCAACAAGTCAAG GCAACTCTGGCTGCCAGTCGTCAGTCAAGTCCGTCCAGCAGCTCTTCTCAGACCACCAGCACTACAGTA GCCAGTGTAACATCTGGAGCAGGTTCCACAACCAGCAGCCGTCCTTTAGGTGCCTCGGCGATGTCCACCATCAGTCAGTCCGTGCTGCTCAGCGGAGCGACAGGCGGTCAGGGACAAATGTACCTGAGG GTCAACCGCTCCCTGAGACCCCCCATGTCCCCCCAGCTCATCTTCATGCCCGGTAGCACAGCAACCGCTGCTGTGGCGACCGTCGCCCAGCAGTCTCAGAGTCATCAGCAACAGGAAGTAAATccagcctcctcctcctccagcagccAGTCGGATAATGACCAG GCGCAGAACCTTGCCATCAGAGGTGTGTCGAGCCCCAAAGGTGTGGGTGTTAAAACCGAAGCCCCAGACAGGACTGACTCAG cTTCCTACTCGCTGGTCCAGCCGTCCCACCCATCAACCCCCCAGTCCCCAACTAAACCCAACCCACAGCCACCTCACATCAAGATCCCTACCTACCCCCAGCCTACGAACCTTAAAGCACACCCTGTCTCTTCGTCCGGtgcctcctcttcttcctcatcctccacctcctccatccCTCTCTCCCAGCTCCTGCTTCATGGAACTCGAACACTGACCACAGGGACCACAGCTCCCACAGCTGCACACGCACTGGTCCTGACATCCAATGCCACATCACAGGCCCATTGCTACCCGGTTGGCACGGCGACCATCAAACCTGCTGTCAACGCTCAGACTCTGGTAGTGCAGCCTTTGCAGAAAACGGCACTCGGCACGGAGAAATCGGGCCACTCTAACGGACCCATTCCCATCCAACCGAAGACTTTTCAGGGTCTCCGCGTTCCCCTTCAGCTTCCCTCCAGAAACCCCCCTCCCATCTTGCCTGCCCCCCCACCTGCTAGCAGTTCCAACCATTCGTCCCAGCCTCCTCACATCCCGGTCCAAATCGTGGGGGCGAGGCAGAGCACGCTGGGGGGCACCCAGGCTCTCGCCCTGGCCCGTGGCAGCTGCAGCCAGGAAGGAGCGGCTGTGCTCAGCAGCTCGTCCAGCCTGCTCACCATGGTGGCCTCCATCGCCTCCAGGGAAGGCGGGGTTGTGGGCAGAGGTGTGGGGCTTAAGACTCTCCAGACTCCCCAGGAGGCTGCTCCACCAGCCCAGGCTCCTCAACTTCATCCCCAGACCAATCAAAGCTCTGCACAGAGTCAGAATGGGCCTGCATCTCAGAGCTCCACCTCCTCTCAGTCACCAACCGTTACAGCTCCTCCTCCATCACAGTCTCGCTCCACGCACTCCCTCCCACAGGTGACTGAAGAGCAGAGAAGAGTTGGGGTGACAACCAATGGAGACTCATCAGGCGGCCAGACTCCACAG gGAAAGCAGGTGAACGTCTccctaaaaagaaaatcagactCTGGTTCAGCAAATGATGAAGACGGTCCGTCTCCTCCACGGCTCCAGCCAGTCAGAGACCACACCTCTGCACCCCCAGGCAACCCTATCAGTGCAG gttctgcttctcctcctcccaACTCCTCCTCTCCCACCCCGATCCTGTCTGTGTCTCGGGGGGCTTGCAGTCAGGTGGAGCGGGCGTCCCCGCCTCAGGCTGTAGTTAAACCACAAGTTCTCACTCATCTGATCGAAGGCTTTGTTATCCAGGAGGGAGCAGAACCGTTCCCA ATTTGTGGTCCAGCAAAGGACTCGGCTGGAGAGGATCTAACGGACGATAGTCCAGACACTAACCAATCAGAAACGGTCACTACGGCAACAG TGCTGAAGTGTGAGTACTGCAAAAACTTTGCTCCTGCCAACCAGTTCAGAGGCACCAAAAGGTTCTGCTCCATGTCTTGCGCCAAGAG TATGTATTGGTTCCCCAGGTACAACGTCAGCTTCAGGCAGAACTTTGGGATGCGACACAGTCACAGCCAGCGTCAGGATCAGGACCACTCTTCGGACCGGGACCGGGACCAGGGCCAGGGCCAGGGTCACTTCTCTAACTCGGATGAGGAAGGAGGGATTGCAAGGCGGAGGGTTCCTCGTAGGACTAGCTCAGAAATAGCCAGTGCAAAGATTGCAGGAAGACCGGTACCTGCAAAG TGCCGCTCAGAGTCCAGCCATTCAGACGAGGAGTCCAGTGGTCAGGAGGATGAAGAAGACGCCATGTCTCTGTCACCTGCTTCTTCGGCTTCCTGCCACCAGCCGCCTCCGCCAGCTGCAAACGAGAGCTCAGCACCCAACTGCCTGCCTGCTAGCCCCGCCCAGTGGACAGTGGAGGAAGTGTCACAGTTCATTTCTTCACTACAAG GCTGCGAGGAGCTCGCTTCCCAGTTCTTGTCACAGGAAATTGACGGACAGGCTTTGCTCCTGCTGAAGGAGGAGCATCTCATGTCCACCATGAACATCAAATTGGGCCCAGCCCTGAAGATCTGTGCTCACATCAACAATCTGAGGGACTAA
- the styk1a gene encoding tyrosine-protein kinase STYK1 isoform X3 — protein MTTNYMDISPCNPDDRLCITREYQLGVIVVPALLVSLTVLILFIIFILLCCNQRERTRVRTPTQYHTHQHTTNETHTQRNHNHNNNRHPHHRHHLQGIDAPPGIDPLEHEEVPMRVQNTHHNLKPQHESPERHGTAAPHRTRDRHATATRHRSPERHATRHRSPERHTDAEPQSSTRRPLGNFSQVTALTPSFYTKPSDTVSLYRARMDNKDVILRALKENASTREKQHFLGFASFLGGLGPHPFIPALLGVVSVRSPLVIVVEELRHRDLLGFLWKCREDNESHEMTEKRIFTMAGQVASALDYLHSQGSIHGNIGARSVLVGGDMTAKLWGLGSAYHRTQIDTAGLVEEMELKKWQAPEVLARRTASNSSDVWSFGILLYEMVTLGDPPFAHIMSTELLQYLQRRKTVKRPTNCSNTLYSMMKSCCSWSPQGRPSVARLIRMLHEGEQSANGSTALRVPEPLNMERYMREAGYGEAFNYAVF, from the exons ATGACGACCAACTACATGGACATTAGTCCCTGTAATCCAGATGACAGGCTCTGTA TAACACGAGAATATCAGCTTGGAGTGATTGTCGTCCCTGCGTTGTTGGTCTCGCTCACCGTGCTCATATTATTCATCATTTTTATATTACTGTGCTGTAATCAGAGAGAGCGGACACGAGTCAGAACTCCTACTCAATACCACACTCACCAGCACACCACAAacgagacacacacacagcgaaACCATAACCACAACAACAACCGTCACCCCCACCACAGACATCACCTACAGGGAATAGATG cgCCCCCAGGGATTGACCCTCTTGAACACGAAGAAGTGCCAATGAGAGTTCAAAACACACATCACAATCTGAAGCCACAACACGAATCCCCAGAGAGACATGGGACTGCAGCACCACATAGAACTAGAGACAGACATGCAACTGCAACAAGACATCGCTCTCCAGAAAGACATGCGACAAGACATCGCTCTCCAGAGAGAC ATACGGATGCAGAACCACAATCATCCACAAGGAGGCCTCTTGGAAACTTTAGTCAGGTCACTGCATTGACGCCATCTTTCTATACCAAACCAAGTGACACAGTAAGCCTCTACAGAGCTCGCATGGACAACAAGGATGTCATCTTGAGAGCACTAAAAG aaaatgcGAGTACCCGTGAGAAACAACACTTTCTGGGGTTTGCATCCTTCCTGGGAGGACTGGGCCCTCACCCTTTTATTCCTGCTCTACTGGGCGTGGTTTCTGTACGGTCGCCATTAGTGATAGTGGTGGAGGAGCTGAGGCACAGAGACCTACTGGGGTTCCTGTGGAAGTGCAGAGAG GATAATGAAAGTcatgaaatgacagaaaagaggATCTTCACCATGGCAGGACAAGTGGCCTCTGCCCTG GATTACCTGCACAGTCAGGGATCTATCCACGGGAACATCGGAGCTCGCAGTGTTCTGGTTGGTGGTGACATGACGGCCAAACTGTGGGGATTGGGCTCAGCTTACCACAGAACACAGATCGACACTGCTGGGCTGGTGGAGGAAATGGAGCTGAAGAAATGGCAGGCACCTGAAGTTCTGGCCAGGAGAACGGCCAGTAACAGCAGCGACGT atggTCCTTTGGTATCCTCCTTTATGAAATGGTCACATTAG GTGACCCACCTTTTGCTCACATCATGTCGACTGAACTTCTGCAGTATctccaaagaagaaaaactgtgaaaCGGCCAACCAACTGCTCCAACACACT GTACTCCATGATGAAATCATGCTGCAGCTGGAGCCCCCAAGGGCGTCCCTCGGTCGCCAGACTGATTAGGATGCTTCATGAAGGAGAGCAATCGGCAAATGGGAGCACAGCTCTGAGGGTGCCTGAGCCACTGAACATGGAAAGATACATGAGGGAGGCAGGATACGGAGAGGCGTTCAACTACGCCgtgttctga
- the LOC116730743 gene encoding polyhomeotic-like protein 1 isoform X2, giving the protein MEADGEQNQQGASTNGSAASGASSRPSPMNSMSAYERQAVQALQALQRQPNAAQYFQQLMLQQQINSAQLQNLAAVQQVKATLAASRQSSPSSSSSQTTSTTVASVTSGAGSTTSSRPLGASAMSTISQSVLLSGATGGQGQMYLRVNRSLRPPMSPQLIFMPGSTATAAVATVAQQSQSHQQQEVNPASSSSSSQSDNDQAQNLAIRGVSSPKGVGVKTEAPDRTDSASYSLVQPSHPSTPQSPTKPNPQPPHIKIPTYPQPTNLKAHPVSSSGASSSSSSSTSSIPLSQLLLHGTRTLTTGTTAPTAAHALVLTSNATSQAHCYPVGTATIKPAVNAQTLVVQPLQKTALGTEKSGHSNGPIPIQPKTFQGLRVPLQLPSRNPPPILPAPPPASSSNHSSQPPHIPVQIVGARQSTLGGTQALALARGSCSQEGAAVLSSSSSLLTMVASIASREGGVVGRGVGLKTLQTPQEAAPPAQAPQLHPQTNQSSAQSQNGPASQSSTSSQSPTVTAPPPSQSRSTHSLPQVTEEQRRVGVTTNGDSSGGQTPQGKQVNVSLKRKSDSGSANDEDGPSPPRLQPVRDHTSAPPGNPISAGSASPPPNSSSPTPILSVSRGACSQVERASPPQAVVKPQVLTHLIEGFVIQEGAEPFPICGPAKDSAGEDLTDDSPDTNQSETVTTATVLKCEYCKNFAPANQFRGTKRFCSMSCAKRYNVSFRQNFGMRHSHSQRQDQDHSSDRDRDQGQGQGHFSNSDEEGGIARRRVPRRTSSEIASAKIAGRPVPAKCRSESSHSDEESSGQEDEEDAMSLSPASSASCHQPPPPAANESSAPNCLPASPAQWTVEEVSQFISSLQGCEELASQFLSQEIDGQALLLLKEEHLMSTMNIKLGPALKICAHINNLRD; this is encoded by the exons GCCCTGCAGGCATTGCAGAGACAGCCTAATGCAGCTCAGTACTTTCAGCAATTGATGCTGCAGCAACAAATCAACAGTGCCCAGTTGCAGAATCTGGCTGCTGTGCAACAAGTCAAG GCAACTCTGGCTGCCAGTCGTCAGTCAAGTCCGTCCAGCAGCTCTTCTCAGACCACCAGCACTACAGTA GCCAGTGTAACATCTGGAGCAGGTTCCACAACCAGCAGCCGTCCTTTAGGTGCCTCGGCGATGTCCACCATCAGTCAGTCCGTGCTGCTCAGCGGAGCGACAGGCGGTCAGGGACAAATGTACCTGAGG GTCAACCGCTCCCTGAGACCCCCCATGTCCCCCCAGCTCATCTTCATGCCCGGTAGCACAGCAACCGCTGCTGTGGCGACCGTCGCCCAGCAGTCTCAGAGTCATCAGCAACAGGAAGTAAATccagcctcctcctcctccagcagccAGTCGGATAATGACCAG GCGCAGAACCTTGCCATCAGAGGTGTGTCGAGCCCCAAAGGTGTGGGTGTTAAAACCGAAGCCCCAGACAGGACTGACTCAG cTTCCTACTCGCTGGTCCAGCCGTCCCACCCATCAACCCCCCAGTCCCCAACTAAACCCAACCCACAGCCACCTCACATCAAGATCCCTACCTACCCCCAGCCTACGAACCTTAAAGCACACCCTGTCTCTTCGTCCGGtgcctcctcttcttcctcatcctccacctcctccatccCTCTCTCCCAGCTCCTGCTTCATGGAACTCGAACACTGACCACAGGGACCACAGCTCCCACAGCTGCACACGCACTGGTCCTGACATCCAATGCCACATCACAGGCCCATTGCTACCCGGTTGGCACGGCGACCATCAAACCTGCTGTCAACGCTCAGACTCTGGTAGTGCAGCCTTTGCAGAAAACGGCACTCGGCACGGAGAAATCGGGCCACTCTAACGGACCCATTCCCATCCAACCGAAGACTTTTCAGGGTCTCCGCGTTCCCCTTCAGCTTCCCTCCAGAAACCCCCCTCCCATCTTGCCTGCCCCCCCACCTGCTAGCAGTTCCAACCATTCGTCCCAGCCTCCTCACATCCCGGTCCAAATCGTGGGGGCGAGGCAGAGCACGCTGGGGGGCACCCAGGCTCTCGCCCTGGCCCGTGGCAGCTGCAGCCAGGAAGGAGCGGCTGTGCTCAGCAGCTCGTCCAGCCTGCTCACCATGGTGGCCTCCATCGCCTCCAGGGAAGGCGGGGTTGTGGGCAGAGGTGTGGGGCTTAAGACTCTCCAGACTCCCCAGGAGGCTGCTCCACCAGCCCAGGCTCCTCAACTTCATCCCCAGACCAATCAAAGCTCTGCACAGAGTCAGAATGGGCCTGCATCTCAGAGCTCCACCTCCTCTCAGTCACCAACCGTTACAGCTCCTCCTCCATCACAGTCTCGCTCCACGCACTCCCTCCCACAGGTGACTGAAGAGCAGAGAAGAGTTGGGGTGACAACCAATGGAGACTCATCAGGCGGCCAGACTCCACAG gGAAAGCAGGTGAACGTCTccctaaaaagaaaatcagactCTGGTTCAGCAAATGATGAAGACGGTCCGTCTCCTCCACGGCTCCAGCCAGTCAGAGACCACACCTCTGCACCCCCAGGCAACCCTATCAGTGCAG gttctgcttctcctcctcccaACTCCTCCTCTCCCACCCCGATCCTGTCTGTGTCTCGGGGGGCTTGCAGTCAGGTGGAGCGGGCGTCCCCGCCTCAGGCTGTAGTTAAACCACAAGTTCTCACTCATCTGATCGAAGGCTTTGTTATCCAGGAGGGAGCAGAACCGTTCCCA ATTTGTGGTCCAGCAAAGGACTCGGCTGGAGAGGATCTAACGGACGATAGTCCAGACACTAACCAATCAGAAACGGTCACTACGGCAACAG TGCTGAAGTGTGAGTACTGCAAAAACTTTGCTCCTGCCAACCAGTTCAGAGGCACCAAAAGGTTCTGCTCCATGTCTTGCGCCAAGAG GTACAACGTCAGCTTCAGGCAGAACTTTGGGATGCGACACAGTCACAGCCAGCGTCAGGATCAGGACCACTCTTCGGACCGGGACCGGGACCAGGGCCAGGGCCAGGGTCACTTCTCTAACTCGGATGAGGAAGGAGGGATTGCAAGGCGGAGGGTTCCTCGTAGGACTAGCTCAGAAATAGCCAGTGCAAAGATTGCAGGAAGACCGGTACCTGCAAAG TGCCGCTCAGAGTCCAGCCATTCAGACGAGGAGTCCAGTGGTCAGGAGGATGAAGAAGACGCCATGTCTCTGTCACCTGCTTCTTCGGCTTCCTGCCACCAGCCGCCTCCGCCAGCTGCAAACGAGAGCTCAGCACCCAACTGCCTGCCTGCTAGCCCCGCCCAGTGGACAGTGGAGGAAGTGTCACAGTTCATTTCTTCACTACAAG GCTGCGAGGAGCTCGCTTCCCAGTTCTTGTCACAGGAAATTGACGGACAGGCTTTGCTCCTGCTGAAGGAGGAGCATCTCATGTCCACCATGAACATCAAATTGGGCCCAGCCCTGAAGATCTGTGCTCACATCAACAATCTGAGGGACTAA